From the Eschrichtius robustus isolate mEscRob2 chromosome 3, mEscRob2.pri, whole genome shotgun sequence genome, the window CTTCATCTCGAACGCGTAGCACAGTATCTGGTACATACTTAGCACTTAATGAACAGGGGCAATTAATACCActaatttatttaatgaaaaaaggCACCGTGCAAATGTTTTACATGGATTATTGGCACTTCACTTATGCAGGTACCATgacaatttccattttaaagtgaagaaacgagttcagagaaattaagcgacttccaaggtcacaaagctgtgCACTCTCTCTTCATTGCGCGACGGAGCAACGCAGAGGGAAAATGCCAGAAGGCAGGCAGCCCAGGAAACGGGCGGGCTCCTGGGAGCCAAGGAGTGCAGCATTCTCTGCGCGGTCAGAAGTTTTCACACTGGGTTACCAGCCGGCTCGGTTTCCGCTAAGCACAGACCGGAAGTGTTCCTGACGGCCACATTTCTAACGCGCACGACCGGAAGTTTCTGTTTGAGGCTTTGCGGGGATAGGGGAGTCGCTGGGCCGCAGCCCGGAGGTCTAGGTGCGGAGGCGCTGGGGCTTAGGACACAGCTGGGGCCGTTAGGGAGACCCAGGCTGCGGGACACTGGCGGGGCCCCGACCTGACCCTGAGCCACTCTCGTCCTCGCGGCCCGCCTCTTCACCCCGCCCCCACTTGGGGCTGAAGTGGCTCCGCCCCCCGATCTGAGCCTGGTCGCTCCTCAGGCACTGACTATTGACCTCGGGGCGCTTCCCCATCTCTCGGGCGCGATGGCTACGGGCGCGGATGTGCGGGACATTCTAGAGCTCGGGGGTCCAGAGGGGGATGCAGCCTCCGGGACCATCAGCAAGAAGGACATTATCAATCCGGACAAGGTAGCAGTGGTGCCTGAGAGCGCTGGGTAGCGGTAGTGAAGTGTTGGGTAGGAGTGACAACGGAAGACGGCTCGGGGAGAGATGAGGTGCCACACTTCTTGTGAGATGGGCGGTAAAAGATGTGAAATAACGGGATAGAGAATATGTGTCACCTTGGTGAGATGGGATGGAGGAGGTGGGACCCCGTGGAAAATGGTGGGGACCAAGAGGGTGTGACATTTGTAAGACAGGACCTAGAGAGTGTGACACTTGTGGGATATTGGGGGGACATCAACTCGGTGTGACACGCTGAGAGATGCTGGAAAAGTATCTTCTGCTCTGACAGGTAGGGCTCTGAGGTACGGGTGTGGAGGGGAATGACCTGCTCAAACCCAGGTGCCCCTTGAGTGGGTTTCTGTACCTTCATAGTGTGTCATTATGTGtcacagtgtgtatgtgtgtcattGTACCTGTAGATGCTGGTTTGTTCAGGGATTGAGCTGGGCTAAAGAATTTTCAGGGAAGGGAGTCTAGCCTGTGGTTCCTCTCCTGTGGTTTCCCTCCCCAGAAAAAGTCCAAGAAGTCCTCTGAGACACTGACCTTCAAGAGGCCCGAGGGCATGCACCGGGAGGTCTATGCACTGCTCTACTCTGACAAGAAGCAAGTATTAGAATCCCAGATCCCCCAGGCTTTGGTCGCTGACCAACCTGCATGTCCCTAACTCCTAATTTTCCCAGCCAgttttctccccacctcccctctccaCACAGGGCTTCTGCTTGCTTAGGATGTGGGAGCTCGGATGTCTCACTCCGGGACGTGACTTCCTTGCTCTATGGTAGATCAGCAGCCTGGGTCCAAAGGCTCTCTACACACCTTCTGACTGTAATCTCTCACCTCCTTAAACCCTGCTGCCAGGGATGCGCCCCCACTGCTACCCAGTGACACTGGTCAAGGCTACCGGACCGTGAAGGCCAAGTTGGGCTCCAAGAAGGTGCGGCCGTGGAAGTGGATGCCATTCACCAACCCAGCCCGCAAGGATGGAGCCATGTTCTTCCACTGGCGACGGGCAGCCGAGGAGGGCAAGGACTACCCCTTCGCCAGGTTCAATAAGGTGAGCCACCACCATTGGGACGTAGGCCAAGGTTGCCCACCTACTCTGAGCCACTTGCCTGAGCACTCCAGTCTCCTAGTTGGCTCCAGAGGCCCCCTCAGGCCAGGTCATTAACAATGGTTACCCGCTCAGTCATTGGTGCAAATACCTCTGTGGGTCTTCACTGCCCATGGGATCCTGTCCTCTCCTAGACCTGCTCTGATTTTTGGTGTGTTGCCTTAGCCTTTCATTTCTCGCTATTCTTCAGAGCTGTGTCCTAGGTGCTCTACTCTTCTCACTCTCTACTTTCTCCCTAGTGTGTCTCATTTACCCTGTGACCTCAGTTACCCTCTGTATGCCATTAACCCCAATTCAGTATCTCCAGTCCAGAGCAGCAGTCCACATATATCCAGTCATTTGCTTACCTCTCTCCCTGAAGGCCCCACGGGTACTTCAGATCAAGTGGATACCCTTGAGCAGAACTCCTAATCTTCCCTctgttccccacccccaaacctgTTCCTCACATAAGTGAATGACACCACTATCCACCCAATTGCCCAAACCAGAAATTTGGGAATCATCCTTGACTTAGCTTCTCCCTTAGCTCTCATATTATTTCAGTCAACAATGGGACAAAGAAGGTAGGGGAAGACAGATAACAAACATGTAAGCAAATAAATTGGATTCTTTCAGATAAGagccatcaataaaatgaaaccaGGATATGAAATGAGATAAAGAGTGAACTTGTAGGTGTAGGGGAGGCCTAATAgatagggtggtcagggagggcctctCTGAGAAGCTGGCATTTGAGTTAGACTTCAGTGATACATCTAGTCATTCAGTCCTGCTGACTCTGTTTCTATAATAAATCACATCTGCCTGTGTTCTTCATTCTCTACACCCTAATCCAAGCTGAATTATCTCTGGTCTAGATTACTGAGGCTCAGATGGAGCAGGGCCTTAACACAGACTCACCCAGCCAGTGAGAagcagagctgggctgggctAGGATTCCCTaggctgttgtttaagccactcacgATACGGCCCCACAGTCCCTGCAGCTTGGAGCAGCCTAGACTTCAAGTCTGCAAGCACTGGGGGCTTGAACCCAGGACTCCCAAGTCCTGACTTCTTTCCCCTCAGCCAGTATACCCACCTGCACCTGGACACCTCCCCCTGGATGGCTCACAGGCCTCTCAGACTCAGTACGTCCAGGTGTGACCCATCATTCTCCCCCATGCCCCCAAACTGGTTTTCCTTCTTAGGCCCCTCACCACCATCCTTAGGCCCCTCAGGTCCAGTGGAGGGAGAGACTGGAGATATAAGACTGAGAAGGGATAACCAAGAGGTAAGAGATttgaggtgggggtgggaaggtTGGATGAGATAATTTGAGGTGAAGACAAAAGAGTGTTCATTTTGTATTTAGTAAATACTACTCCATGCCAAGTCAAGCCCGAGGCAGTGAGGACACAAACGTGAATCAGACACAATATCTGCCCTCTAGAAACTCTCCATGTTGTTGGGGAGCTGGGGGGAGGCACAGGCAATTACAGTTCGGTGGGATACATGCCATACTGGGAGGAACTGAAGGTCATGGAAACTTCCTGGAGAAATTAGAGCTtgagttgagtttttttttttaattgaagtatagttgatttacagtgttgtgttactggtgtacagcaaagtgatttagttatacgtgtgtgtgtgtgtgtgtgtgtgtgtttatgtattctttttcttactcttttccattataggttaatacaagatattgaatatagttccctgtgctatacagtaggaccttgtttatctgttttatatattgtagtttgtatctgctaatcccaaactcctaatttatccctctcccccttcccctttggtaaccataagtttgttttctacgtctgagtctgtttctgttttgtaaataagttcatttgtattatattttagattcctcatataagtgatatcgtatgatatttgtctttctctgtcttacttcacttagtatgataatctctaggtccatccatgttgctgcaaatggcattatttcattatttttttatggctgagtaatattccattgtatatatataccacatcttctttatccattcatctgtcgatgggcatttaggttgcttccgtgtcttggctactgtgaatagtgttgctataaacataggggtgcatatatttttgcaaattagagttttctccggatatatgcccaggagtgggattgttgggtcatatgataTTGATTTGAGTCTCAAAGTATGTTACCAGGTAATAGTAGAAAAGGAGTGCAATGACTTGTTCAGGCAGAGGGGACATCATGAGCAAAGGCATGAATGAAAAATCAGTCATATGTGTGGGATGCTGTGGGCATTTCCCTGTTGATGGAACCTAAAGTCCAAGGTAGGATATGGTGGGAGATGAGACCTGAGAGGGCAGCAGGGCCGGGTCAGGCAGGGCTTGGCAGCCAGGCTCAGGAATTTGGGCTTTGCTCTGATGTCTTTAGGGAGCCAGTGGCAAATTTTAAGTAGAGAGGTGTCGGGATCAGACTTGAGTTTTAGAAAGATCGTGGTAACTGGGTGGAGAATGAAGTCGAAGTAAAGGGAACTAACAATCTTCCCTCCAACACTGCTCTTTCCTGGGGTCCTGCTTTCAGTCTGTGGCTCCCCAGCCGCTTTCTTGCTCAAGCCAGAAACATAGGAGTTAACCTATGACAGCATCTTCTCTCACCCCCACAGCCAGTTGTCACGTCCTATGGTGTTTAATCTAAAGCTTCTCAATTCCGTGCCCTTTTCTCTACCTTCCACTGGTGCTGCTTTATTTCAGGCCTCTTCACATCCCACCTGGATTATTTCATAAACCTGCCAGCTGGTCTCCCAGGCTCATGTTTCACCCCCTGTCTTCACTGTTGCCAGGGTGGTCTTTGTAAAAGAGAATCATGACCATCTCACTCCTCTCTTTAAAACTAACCTTATTGACTCCCGTCACCCACAGGATGAATTCCAGACTCCTTAGCAGTCACACAAGGCTTGCAGCAGCTTGCCTCTGTCAACTCTCCAGGCTCTCTTCAGGCCTCTCCCTGTCTCGCCCTTTTCTTGTTTCCGTTAGTGTCCCTGACTGCCAAGCCCGCACACGTCAGGCCATTTCTCTCTCATCGCTGTTTATGTGGCCCCCCTGCTTAGGAGTCTCTCCAGTGCCTTCCCTCACTGGTTCAGTTCTACTTAACCTTAAGACTGAACCAGGCTCCATTTACCTCTTCCCTGACAACCCTTGTCCCAGGCTGCATCACGTGTCACTCATTACACCCTAGGCATACCTTTGTCATCAGATTCGCTGCACTTTACTAAATTTTCAGCTGGACTGTGAGCTCTGAGGAGGCAAGGCCCCTGTCTGTCTTATTCAGCATTGTGTCCCCAGCATAGGGCTAGCAGGCccatgataaatatttgttgaatgaatgaccatCTCCCTTGCTTGACGGtgagcttctttttattttaagtagCAGTGTTCAGAGAGGTCACATCTTGGCTGCAGATGGAGAATTGCTTGGAAGAGGATTAAATGGAGGCAGAGAGGCCAGTGGGGAGGCTGTTTCTCTATCCAGGCAAGGGGTAGTGGTGGTCTGGACAGGGTTGTGGCAGAGGAGATACAGAATTGGGAGGTAAAGTCCACAGatgtgggaaaggggaggggtCAAGGGTAAAGGTAGGATTTAAAGATGCCTGCTAGGTTTCCGCTTGGGTGATGGTGACATTGACTAAGATCCGGACTGGGGGAGATAGGAGTTTGAGGGAGGGCGATGAGCTCAGTACTGAACATAttaggatttgtttgttttttttttttaattgaggtataattattatatatcatacatatattaGCTTCAGGTTACAATATAATGATCCAGTATttgtacatattgtgaaatgaccACCCCAGTAAGCCTAGTTAACACGTATCACCTGAACATATTCAGTTTGAGATGTATACAGGATCTCCAGTAGGAGATGTCCAAGAGGCAGCTGGACATAAGGGTTTTGAGAGCAGGTTCAGAGCCAATGTGGTCTTTGATGGAGAAACTTCCCTGGTCCAGCCTAGCATTGTCTCTTTCCTGGGGTCTCTGACTGATAGACGCAGCTGGTGGTGGTGCTGTTTGTCTCTGAGGGAGGTCTGGGGGACgggacatgggggaggggagccagggGCATGggtgttggggtggggggtgtatACTGCGAGTAGGATTCAGGTGCCTTTTCCTTAGAGATGTGACCTTGGCCAGCTCTGGGGGAGCTGCAAGTCTCACTGTCACCACTGGGTGGCAGGAGTGCTTCAGACAAGTGTGCCATGACTAGGGCTCCTGGGCCTTTCTCCAGAATTTAGCCATCTGCCTTACTCCAAAGTTGACCTTTGGACTCCACAGAAGCACTTACACGTGGGCCCCTCACCTTAACCATCGGGTCAGGAGCATGTGTCCTGTTACCGAGGCTCTGGAGCCAAAGGCATGATGAAGTTGGTCCTGGAGTGGATTCAGAGGCAGGCGACAGTCCTAGAGCCTGCCAGGGCCTTTGGTCAAGCAGAGAGTTTCTTTTCTTGCTCTGGAAACATCATCTCCAGGTGCCCTGTGCAGGGTCCCAGGCAGAGGATTTGCTTTTGTCCAGCCCAGGGATTGACAATAAACAGGAGGGGCTGTGGTCACGCTGCTGGAGCCTGCGGGGACGTGCCGTGACGTGGGCGTGCCCCCTGTCCCTCCGTGCTTGTAGACGGTGCAGGTGCCCGTGTATTCAGAGCAGGAGTACCAGCTCTATCTTCATGACGACGCTTGGACAAAGGCAGAAACCGACCACCTCTTTGACCTTAGCCGCCGCTTTGACCTACGTTTTGTTGTTATCCACGACCGGTATGACCACCAGCAGTTCAAGGTGAGCTGGTATGGTGCATTTGCATGTGGGCCCAACCCCCGGGCGTGGCAGGCCCACTACCTTCATGATCTCCTTTCCACATGCCTCTGAGTGTTCATCCTCCCTCTCTCTGTATCTTTATCCTCAGAAGCGTTCTGTGGAGGACTTGAAGGAGCGCTACTACCACATCTGTGCCAAGCTTGCCAACGTGCGGGCCGTGCCAGGCACAGACCTCAAGATACCAGTGTTTGATGCTGGGCACGAGCGACGGCGGAAGGAACAGCTGGAGCGTCTCTATAACCGGACCCCAGAGCAGGTCAGCCCGAGTCCCACAAACTCTGCTCCATGCTGTGAAACCCCTTGACCGTTGCCTCCCTCCTCCATACCCTCAACTCCCTCACCCCAGCTCCCcttcttccccctcttcctgccccCATCCAGTCCCGCCTCTCACCGGCCATCCTCCCTGCTCTGTAGCCCTCACCGCCCTCACGATCCCCTGCTGCTCAGGTTCCCTCACAGACAGCCCGGCACCCCTCCGTCTCCCCGTCTCCTCTCACCGCCCCATGACCCTCACGGGCGTCTCAGCGTCTCTCTTTCCCAGGTGGCGGAGGAGGAGTACCTGCTGCAGGAGCTGCGCAAGATCGAGGCCCGGAAGAAGGAGCGGGAGAAGCGCAGCCAGGACCTGCAGAAGCTGATAACGGCGGCGGACACCACTGCCGAGCAGCGGCGCACGGAACGCAAGGCCCCCAAGAAGAAGCTCCCCCAGAAAAAGGAGGCTGAGAAGCCGGTGTGGAGACCAAGTCAGCCCAGCTCAGGGTGGAGGGCTCGGAGAGCACGCGGAGCCGGCAGGGGGCTGGGACTAACACTGGGCCCTCTCCCCGTGACACCCTGGTCTCTGTAACTCCTTCTCCCCCAGGCCGTTCCCGAGACTGCAGGCATCAAGTTCCCAGACTTCAAGTCCGCAGGCGTCACGCTGCGGAGCCAGCGGGTACGTGAGTCACCTCCTTCACTGTGTCTGGGCCCTGGGCTCTGCGGCCTGAATGCTGCAGGCCGTGGGGCCGGAGCAGGTGGAGGCGGACGTACCGGGATCTCAGGGATGGCAGGCTGAGCTCACAGCTTTCACCGTATTCCGCTTACTGGCTGTTTTCTTCTGTGACCCAGAGCTGCCTCTAGGGGTTAACTTCTCGTCCACTCCCCCCACTGCCTTTCGTCTCCTTCATTCTAAACTGCTTGTGGGGGGAGAGGGCTTAGCTGCCTGGGTCATTGCAGATGAAGCTGCCAAGCTCTGTGGGACAGAAGAAGATCAAGGCCTTGGAACAGATGCTGCTGGAGCTGGGTGTGGGTGAGTGCGGGGGCCAGCCCCTCAGGACGTCCCCACCGAGGCTACGGATGAAGGCCGGGCGGCGGGGGGGGCAGTTCCGGCTGCCGGCCTCCCACCGCACCCCAGCTCTGGCCCTGTGCCTTCCACCCACCTGCCCACAGAGCTGAGCCCGACGCCCACGGAGGAGCTGGTGCACATGTTCAACGAGCTGCGGAGTGACCTGGTGCTGCTCTACGAGCTCAAGCAGGCATGCGCCAACTGCGAGTACGAGCTGCAGATGCTGCGGCACCGGCACGAGGCGCTGGCCCGGGCCGGTGTGCTGGGGGGCCCCGCCACACCGGCATCgggcccggccccggccccggcagAGCCGGCGGTGCCTGAACCCGGTCTCGGCCCGGACCCCAGCAAGGACGCCATCATTGACGTGGTGGGCGCACCCCTCACGCCCAATTCGGTAAGAGGCCAGGAGAGCGCGAGCTGGCCCTGCTAGTGAGCACACGCAGGTGCGTACGCAGGCCCCACCCCCTCTAGTGCCTGCAACAGGAGTCGTCACTCTGAGGGGTTCTGAGAATGAGGGAGTGGGTGGTCGGTCAGGGGGCATCACCTTCCTGACTCAGAGCGTGAAACACGTGCACCCAGCCTGAATCTGGCCCTGGGGGCCGTTGACCTCAGCACCTTCTGTGTCTCCTCAGAGGAAGCGACGGGAATCGGCCTCCAGCTCCTCTTCTGTGAAGAAAGCCAAGAAGCCGTGAGGGGCCACACGGGGCGTGGGATGGTGCtgtgtaaatagagctgctgagTTGGACTGGgctgcttccttttccttcccaccACTTCTCATGCCCCTGGctgggagggtgggcaggagggggGTCACCATAGCCACTCCATGGGGATGGCGCTGGGGCTTGCCTGCACTGAGGCCCTTAGCAGCCCTCTAACCACTGACCAGCTTTGCCCAAACACCTGTATCCGGGAACACCGTGGTTCTGTACTCAGGTTGATTCACACACAGCAATGACCGTAGATACCGGCTGCTTTGAACACAGCCTTGTACTCAGACAGTCCCAGGGCCCTGTGCATATTCGCTGTGGGTCCCCTAGGTGCTCCAGAGACTGTCAGCTCTACTGGTGGCCTTGAGCACAGGGCAGCCTGGCATATGCTCTAACCCCTGCACATCCAGTGTCAGGCACGGCACTGCCTggtccacacacacacccagggccTCGTTTCCCCGACTTTATTCAGTGGCACGTTCACAGCGGGGATGGGGGTAGACACAAGGTGGGGCCTGATCTGTCCTGGAGCCCTGGGGGCACCACACACCATGCACTACAGATGGGAGGGGGCACAGGGGGGCTTGGTGGCCCCAGCAAGAAGCCTGTACTGGGAGGAGACAGTGAGGAGGAGgtcccccagcccaggcccacaATGGGAGGGCCTGATACTGGGCTGAGGTTgaggggagggggtagggggCACAAAGTGTCTGTTCCAGAGGGGCCAAGTGGCCAAGCCTTACCCAGGACACAAGCCCACAGGGTGGGCTGGGGGACACTCTGGACGTAGAGCTGTGCCACTCTCCCTTTGCCCCTCTGGTGAGGGAGAGGAGGGTTTTGGGCTGGGCCAAGCAGCTACCCTGTCCTGCCCCATCCCATCCTCGGCCAGTCAGAACGGCTTTGACGTCTGCTTGAAGATGAAGCCTCGGTATGCGAGTGTCTTCATGATGTTGGCAATGTTCTTGCAGTCatctaaaaagaggaagagaagacatTTAGAtgggccccagagccttcccctGTGGGCCCAGAGGTAcacaggtgggggtgggaggcaggttCAGATTCAGGAGCCATAGGCTCTAAACCAGTGGGTCCTATCCCCAGGTGGCAGCAACTCCAGCTTCAGGTTGGGCCGGGTGATGCTGGGCCAGCAAGAAGCCTGGTCTCAATGCTTCTGAGTTCCATAATTCATGCTGGAAATTGGCCAGCGTGTCCCTCCCTGGCCCCAGCGGTGATGTATGGGCACCGTCGCAGTAAGAAAAAGGCAGAGTAAATGTGTAATTTCTCCCTTGACGGCCCCCGGCCGCTGGGCGATCCTTCTTGTTGCCGCCGCGTGGGGACGGCCCGTCCGCCACACTCCGTCTTCCCGCCACCCGTCTTGATGTCTCCATTTCATTACTGTGCGGCCATTCATCACGCCCACGGCCAGGGTGACTTTGCCGGCACTTGCATGTGTGTGGGAGATGTGGCCCAGGCCATAATCACTGGTGACAAGGCACAAGCCTCGGCACTTCCAGGCCAGGGTCCCAGGCTCACGTGCTCCAGCAGCTACTGCCTGGGCGCCTGCTCCTGTGCAGCCCAGGCCAGTGGAGAGGGGCCAGGTCTGTGGTCCTCTTAACACCCTGGCCAGCAGCCTTCTACCAGACACGCCTGTGTAGCTCAGCCCAAgccctgcctctcccaccccGGCAGGCTTCAGCCCTGTCTCTGGCCATATCTCAGATTAAAGACATATGTGGCTGCCAGACCCTGTCACAGCAGTATTGACTGCCGTGAGAAACTCCATGGTGAAAACTGTCCTAGACCCAGGTGGCCACAGGAACAGGTACTCCTGGAGCCTCAGTATCATGGTCATGGGCCCCGACTCCCTCACCTGCCTCTTCTTccatccccctcccacctcccataGGTGCTCTGCTCCTGTGCCATAACCAGGACCTCAGCTGCCACCGCCCTCGTGGGGTCGATGCTGTGGTGGCAGAAGTATCGTACGTCGATGTCATAATCAGGTGTGGGGGTGGTAAGGTCAAGGTGGGGTCAGGAGGCCCCTGCGTCTGTCAAGGACCAACCCCTTGCGCTGAGCTCCCAGCCTGCCCTTGCCAGGACCTTAGACCAGGAAAGGGGACCCACCAGAGCTAGAAAAAGACTGTGGGAGTGGGAGGAGTCTGGTCAGGCCAGGCCCTGTATCGTCAGCCAGACACCAGCTCTGCAGACCCGGCGCACAGCAGACGAGCTCTCTGGGTCAGGTCAGACAAGTCACACGGGGTCCTGTCTCTCAGCTCAATATGAATGTAGCTACGGCGGATGTGGGCATGGACAGGTGACCCAGGACCCAGGCACAGGGACACCTTGTTCCTCTAGGCGCTTGGGAAGCCATGAAGGCTGGTCTGAGGCGGAACGGTGAGAAGACAGATGGGTGGGTAGTGGCGGCCATGGCAACTCCAGACGTGACCCATCCCCATGGTTTATGGGCCGGACACGCGCCCCGCTCAGCTGAGGCCCCGTCATTTGTCTCCCTTAGCGTGTACGCCTGTGCTGTGGGGgtagagggtggagggagggggctgtgaCGGGAGGAGCTAGGCAGTCGACAGGAAGGGGAATGGGGCAGGAATGGCTGTGCAGGAGGGGCGGGCCCCAGGAGTGGGGAGGGTTTATGACAGGGTCCAGGGGCTGTCACTGCACCGTTGAAAGGGCTACGATAGGTGATTTTCTTCCCAAATAAATCTGGCCTTGTCAGGGCCCCTCCGATCCTTGCTGTCTCCGGCACTCTGGGGACCGTGGCCGCTGTGCATATTAAGAATAAGTCCCCTCGTTATCTGCAATTACCCAGCGGCCACACACCTCATTTCTTccagcagaaaagaaaattagttttctattgACTTCATCTGGCTCCTCCCTCATTGCTGGACAAATTGCTCAATCTACCTCCCCTGGCCCAAGTGAATGTGCCCAGCTCCTCCCCCCAGGCCACCAGCCATCCAGTGGGGGAGCATTGACTTCCCACCTGTGCCTCGTCTGGAGCTGGGCAAAGGTCCATGTGCCCCAGTCTCGCCCCTGACCTCTCCCCACTCTACacaccagatggcttcatccaCATCCTGAGCTTCTGAAAATTGCTGTCTCCAGTCTGGGcctctctcctgagctccagaccACAGATCCAAACGCCTCTGGAACACCTCTTCCTAGGTATCTATACAAACTCAAAACATCCAGCAGTGAACTAATTTTCTCCCCCAAGCTCCTTCTCTCCCCTGTGTTCTCCATCCCAGTGAATGGCACTCCCAAATGTCCCAGAAGAAACCTGATTCAAGCTTGACATCCTGCCTTCCCCCCAAATCCAATCAAGCGTGAACTGCAGGCTTTATCTTCTTCTCTGTCTCATCATCTACTTCCCTTCATTCTGGCACCACTTCCCAGTCCAGACCCCATCATCTCCTGTTCTTACAACAGCAGCTggtcctctttcttttccctttaatcCATTCTCTTACAGCCAAAGTGATCTTTCTCACACAAATCTGAtcacattcttttctctttaaatcccttcagtggctcccctgcCCTCACTTTCAAGCCTACACACTCCTTATTATGACTTCAAGTTAAAGGCCCTGCAAAAACAGATCCCTGCTATCTCTGGTCTCACCCCCGTCACTCTCTACCCCCAACGCCCGGATTCCAACCTCAAGGAACCACTTATGTTTTCTGAAAATGACAAAgtgggttttggagtcagacctgCTTGTAGTCTTAACTTCGCCCACTGGCTGTGTGCCCTGCGGCAAGTGCCGAGTTTCTCCAAACTTCAGGTTCACTA encodes:
- the DMAP1 gene encoding DNA methyltransferase 1-associated protein 1, producing the protein MATGADVRDILELGGPEGDAASGTISKKDIINPDKKKSKKSSETLTFKRPEGMHREVYALLYSDKKDAPPLLPSDTGQGYRTVKAKLGSKKVRPWKWMPFTNPARKDGAMFFHWRRAAEEGKDYPFARFNKTVQVPVYSEQEYQLYLHDDAWTKAETDHLFDLSRRFDLRFVVIHDRYDHQQFKKRSVEDLKERYYHICAKLANVRAVPGTDLKIPVFDAGHERRRKEQLERLYNRTPEQVAEEEYLLQELRKIEARKKEREKRSQDLQKLITAADTTAEQRRTERKAPKKKLPQKKEAEKPAVPETAGIKFPDFKSAGVTLRSQRMKLPSSVGQKKIKALEQMLLELGVELSPTPTEELVHMFNELRSDLVLLYELKQACANCEYELQMLRHRHEALARAGVLGGPATPASGPAPAPAEPAVPEPGLGPDPSKDAIIDVVGAPLTPNSRKRRESASSSSSVKKAKKP